In Gottschalkia purinilytica, a single window of DNA contains:
- a CDS encoding RnfABCDGE type electron transport complex subunit D translates to MENRLIATSSPHIKSNETVSRIMLDVLIALLPATLGSIYFFRFAAVKLIVLAVVSAVVTEAIVQKAMKRSVTIRDLSAVVTGLLLAFNIPASAPWWIPVIGSVFAIGIVKQAFGGLGHNFINPALAARGMLLASWPVIMTTWTTPGPDAISTATPLAILKGGEVVGNLPSLWNVFIGNIGGSLGETSALLLLIGAAYLFYRGVINWRIPFSYIGTTVIILLLFGGTGLTNTMYHVFAGGLILGAFYMATDYSSSPVTPKGQIIFGIGAGILTAVIRLKGGYPEGVSYSIMLMNVAAPLIDKLTSPKVFGEVK, encoded by the coding sequence ATGGAGAATAGATTAATAGCAACATCTTCTCCACACATTAAATCGAATGAAACAGTTTCGAGAATAATGTTAGATGTTTTAATTGCACTTTTACCAGCTACACTAGGAAGTATTTATTTCTTTAGGTTTGCAGCTGTAAAATTAATAGTACTTGCAGTTGTATCAGCTGTTGTAACAGAGGCTATTGTTCAAAAGGCTATGAAAAGATCAGTAACAATAAGAGATTTAAGTGCAGTAGTTACAGGACTTCTTCTAGCATTCAATATACCTGCATCAGCACCATGGTGGATACCTGTAATAGGATCTGTTTTTGCTATAGGAATAGTAAAGCAAGCTTTTGGAGGTCTTGGACATAACTTTATTAACCCGGCTTTAGCTGCTAGGGGTATGCTTTTAGCATCATGGCCAGTTATAATGACAACATGGACGACTCCAGGACCAGATGCAATTAGTACAGCTACACCTTTAGCTATATTAAAAGGTGGAGAAGTAGTAGGTAATCTTCCATCATTATGGAATGTATTCATTGGAAATATAGGAGGATCATTAGGAGAAACATCGGCACTTTTACTATTAATAGGTGCAGCATATTTATTTTATAGAGGAGTTATTAATTGGAGAATTCCTTTCTCTTATATAGGAACTACTGTAATCATATTATTACTATTTGGTGGTACTGGACTTACTAACACTATGTACCATGTTTTTGCAGGTGGACTTATACTAGGCGCTTTCTATATGGCAACAGACTATTCATCATCACCTGTTACACCTAAAGGACAAATTATATTTGGAATAGGAGCAGGAATATTAACTGCTGTTATAAGACTTAAAGGCGGATATCCAGAAGGGGTATCATATTCTATAATGTTAATGAATGTTGCGGCGCCACTTATTGATAAACTTACTAGTCCTAAGGTTTTCGGGGAGGTGAAGTAG